TACGGCTGAAGGTCAAGTATTAGCGCCAATCAATGCTCAAATTAATCTAGCATCAACTGTCCTCACATCGCGATTGAATGATGTCAAAACCTTGCTGTCTAATGATATAGACCCTACTAAAGAATCTTCTGTTTTGGGCAGCACTCTCAAAAATCTTAAAACCTTCTTAGACCCCAAACGCAGTGACTCAATTCAAGGCGTATTCACAACCACCCTCAAAAGCGTCACTGCTGAAAATGGCACTTTAGCTAAAGTTATCAAAACTGTCGTTAGTGAATCAATCAAACCTCTGACTACCGAAGTAGACAAACTGACTCAACAATTTCGCGAACGAGAAGTAGCCGAATCAGTTCTTCAACAGACAATCGCTAAAGGTACTACCTATGAGGAGTCTGTAGTAGCTGAACTGCAAAACTGGTCAAAATTTAGTAATGCTGAAGTTTATTATGTCGGTAATGATAAAGAATCTGGCGATATTGTCATTAAACTGACTCCCAACTCGCTGATTCCTACACCAATCTCGATTGTGATTGAAGTCAGAGACAGGGAATCGCAGCGTTGGGGCAGACAAAGAATCGCTCGACAACTAACTCAAGCAATGGCTCAACGTCAAACCAACGCTGCTATTTTCTTGAGCCGTTCTCGCGATGGTTTGGCTCAAGAGATTGGCAATTGGGCGGTAGGCGAATGCGAATACGGTCAATGGGTAGCAACTAGCCACGAAATGCTAACTGTCGCCATTCAGTTTTTGATTATTCGCCAACAATTAGCGAGTCAACAAAATTATTCGTCTCAACTGGATTGCGGTGCTATAGAGGCGCAGATACAGCGAATTGAAACGGCATTAGACTGTATTACCAAAATTAATACTTACCTAACTAATTTACGGACTAACGCTGACGCAATTCAGACGCAAGCCAAAGCACTCAAAGCTGAAATCCGTAGCGCCCTCGAATCAATCCAAGAAGCTATTCGTGTTGTCTCTGATGAAGGTAAGTGAGCTAAATTAGTTTTCTACAAAAATTATGCAGTTATGGTAAATCATCACAGACTGTTTCTTTTACCCTTTTGCATTTTTCCCATTTCTGCAAAAGTTGTAAAACAACGCTGACACCATCCATCTGCCCACAAAGCCGGAATTTTAAACCTTGCCCCACAGTTGGGACATTCTGAAAGTAAACTTAGCTGGTGGCGATCGCATCCCTGTGTTGTCTTAAACTGCCACTCAATCTTGTGACAAGGGGACTCACCATAACACGCCCCACACAAACGAATTGGTTCGTGCTTCATCCCCACCCCTTCAGGCGGTAACATCTCCCACAAGAGATCCGCATCCACCTGAACCACCTTCGCCAACGCTTCCAACTCCCTGCGCGATGGAAACGGATTGAGATAGAATTTTTCCCATCGTGCTACAACAGCACCGATTCCTGCCTCTTTCCCTAACCTTGAAGTAGATAAATTATTTTCCCGTCGAAAACGCCCTAGAAAATGACTTAAACTCTCGCCTTCTAGTGGTGCGATCGCAAACAACCAAGGTTGAATCTGATCCATCACTTATATTCCTGTGCTACCTGTTGCAAAGTTGCCTGATCGATCTTCATCAATCCCTTCTCTAAAGCTCTAATTCCCGCTTCCCGCAAAATCATATCCATCAACCCGATATAACCACCCGTTGCTTCGCCTAAAATCTTCAACATTTGCTTAGTACCCAGATTTGACGGTACAGGTAAACGCAATACATCTTGTTCCCAAATCTCTACAGTTTCTTGAAACTCATTCCCCTGCAACTTGCCAAAACGATAAGAAGCACGGAAACGGTTATGAACCTGTTCATCACGCTTAATCACGGTATCAAGGCGATCTGTTCCTACCAAAACCACAGAAATACCCAAATTATCAAAAATATCCCGCACATCAGCGAAAGTCTTGGGCTTTAACCGATCCGCCTCATCAATAATCAACATTTCTACACCGCAGCGTTTAAGAACCTGTAGCGTCCGACTACGAATTTCTCCCACCGTTCCCTTAACCATTTTGTATTTCAGATGCTCAATAATCACCCGAAATAATTCGCCTGAAGTACATTCTTGTGGAGGTTGAATATACACTACAGGCACAATCGGCGGTTTTCCTACTTCTTGAATTGGTCTGTGCCTTAATCTATAAGAATCACAAGCTACAGTTTTTCCTGTCCGCGACTCCCCGACAACTCTACAAGATTGACGCGCTCGCCTTTTCCCTTCTAACCAATCATGGAGTTTGCTAACTTGCTCCAACTCCACAACGCTTTTGCCTCTTAATCGTTCAATTTCCGCTTGTAATTTGGCATCTAGCGACTTAATTTCTCCTAATTGTTCGGCGACAGATTGAGCTTTATTTTCTGCCATGATTACCACCCATAATCCTCTTTTAACTGGTCATAATTCAATACCCTTGGTTTCTTTTTCGGT
The genomic region above belongs to Coleofasciculus sp. FACHB-T130 and contains:
- a CDS encoding TniQ family protein produces the protein MDQIQPWLFAIAPLEGESLSHFLGRFRRENNLSTSRLGKEAGIGAVVARWEKFYLNPFPSRRELEALAKVVQVDADLLWEMLPPEGVGMKHEPIRLCGACYGESPCHKIEWQFKTTQGCDRHQLSLLSECPNCGARFKIPALWADGWCQRCFTTFAEMGKMQKGKRNSL
- a CDS encoding TniB family NTP-binding protein translates to MAENKAQSVAEQLGEIKSLDAKLQAEIERLRGKSVVELEQVSKLHDWLEGKRRARQSCRVVGESRTGKTVACDSYRLRHRPIQEVGKPPIVPVVYIQPPQECTSGELFRVIIEHLKYKMVKGTVGEIRSRTLQVLKRCGVEMLIIDEADRLKPKTFADVRDIFDNLGISVVLVGTDRLDTVIKRDEQVHNRFRASYRFGKLQGNEFQETVEIWEQDVLRLPVPSNLGTKQMLKILGEATGGYIGLMDMILREAGIRALEKGLMKIDQATLQQVAQEYK